The Betta splendens chromosome 4, fBetSpl5.4, whole genome shotgun sequence genome contains a region encoding:
- the si:ch73-63e15.2 gene encoding protein strawberry notch homolog 2 isoform X4 → MPTLPSALVMDGENYLHPEGPQLDSTLFSDHSSNMESSIYASGSWGNFSQQPGYSIHFPMQSGDQQYPLNDSTTTNTPDVHMDMYSGFPDMDFSSLNLPRNGDFPQDLSCIDDLSTNSLFSSPADSLSEYADSQSFISTDTFEPVPTLWDINTITTTAPAQNQLEPQITQAPPEEEEDAEEEETEELGHVDTYAEYRPSKSKIGISHPDIVVETNTLSSVPPPDVTYTLSIPESTIKSGLLSALQLEAIIYACQQHEVILQNNQRAGFLIGDGAGVGKGRTVAGIILENYLKGRKKALWFSISNDLKFDAERDLKDIDAANIPVHALNKIKYGDTATSEGVLFATYSALIGESQAGGQHRTRIKQILDWCKPDFDGVIIFDECHKAKNATSTKMGKAVLDLQNKLPRARVVYASATGASEPKNMIYMSRLGIWGEGTPFRTFEDFLHAIEKRGVGAMEIVAMDMKVSGMYIARQLSFSGVSFRIEEIGLDSDFKLVYNKAAKLWAEALQVFMRAADELGLVSRKSLWGQFWSSHQRFFKYLCIAAKVRCLVELAQKELEAGKCIVIGLQSTGESRTREVLDENDGHLDRFVSAAEGVFQSLVTKHFPSEKQRREKAPGNKRKRKPKGRQPKVPKHTVDSGGVINITDDSSTDSEGMDTDSNSSPDSLLDNDDVIFVNHTSVQTARIEEMKQILLNKIAVLGKELPLNTLDELIDKFGGPDKVSEMTGRKGRVVRRPDGSVRYESRAEQGLTIDHINIKEKDRFMSGEKFVAIISEAASSGISLQADKRIKNQKRRVHMTLELPWSADRAIQQFGRTHRSNQVTAPEYIFLISELAGERRFASIVAKRLESLGALTHGDRRATESRDLSKYNFENKYGTKALDKITKAILGHIENKVPPPKGYPMGEANFFRDMKLGMMDVGILCKDPRLGISTEKDCSITKFLNRILGLEVHKQNYLFQYFTDNFDYLIEKDKKEGKYDMGILDLAPGNDEIYEEKQETFMTAGNPQDGQVVLYKISVDRGMTWEEAYSRSLKLTRPDEGFYLSHKLQGSHPCVLLAEQGRGRSFNIYKPNIGKQTHPESLEKLEQRYRKVTPDDAKDSWEHKFNFSIKKCRHASWNGKCKKIEEGHECLEGMRLRQYHMLCGALLRVWKRVSDVVSDITSSSILQIVRLKTKHHNKQVGIKIPENCVARVREELMLMDEEVKRRRKEKEQQAEEQRQAAERMRKMEEDKHLLAALWKPPLTPNQIHKLTQNPLQRKQAALAQQLSRMQAQSQPPLQLPPQNMPPLPQQRTHTWPNSSTNSSQGRLPSLPSLSNNYASFFPQHYHPSFTLHQNPSLHQTTPSPNLPSKNPLEEILDLTTSSPSPSPDNAEGRPSLDSLTGNATAFGDDFNLESLISPNTQNAQHTAQVQQPLLLQQQQLLHLQPTQQLNHTLLATNTADLSEFFDLALSPQMSTQKSSPSSSSSSCSSSTLSVSNNLVPQVSTNLLSSSAVTPTSSSSSLFSSPSSSLFPNSQFSSNYLTPPSDTLPLHNGHCSSGILDVREALNSMLQAGSDRKSVIQYRQQD, encoded by the exons GACCTGTCCTGCATTGATGACCTCTCAACAAACTCTCTGTTCTCATCTCCGGCTGACTCACTGTCGGAATATGCTGATAGCCAGTCCTTCATCAGCACAGACACCTTTGAGCCAGTGCCCACCCTCTGGGACATCAACACTATTACCACCACTGCACCAGCACAGAACCAGCTAGAG CCTCAGATAACTCAGGCCccaccagaggaggaagaagatgctgaagaagaggagacagaggaactGGGACATGTAGACACTTACGCTGAGTACAGACCTTCTAAAT CTAAGATAGGAATTTCACATCCTGACATAGTGGTAGAGaccaacacactatccagtgtCCCTCCTCCTGACGTCACTTACACACTGTCTATTCCCGAGTCAACTATCAAAAGTGGCTTGCTGTCTGCTTTGCAGCTAGAGGCCATAATCTATGCCTGTCAG CAACATGAGGTGATTCTTCAGAACAACCAAAGGGCAGGTTTCCTCATCGGGGATGGGGCAGGAGTTGGAAAGGGACGCACTGTGGCAGGAATCATCCTGGAGAACTACCTGAAGGGAAGGAAGAAAGCACTATG GTTCAGCATATCCAATGACCTGAAATTTGATGCAGAGAGAGATCTCAAAGACATAGATGCAGCAAATATTCCTGTGCATGCCTTAAACAAG ATTAAATACGGAGACACAGCTACCTCAGAAGGAGTCCTGTTTGCAACTTACTCTGCGCTGATTGGAGAGAGCCAGGCAGGAGGGCAGCACCGGACAAGGATTAAACAAATCTTAGATTGGTGCAAGCCAGACTTTGATGGAGTT ATAATTTTTGATGAATGCCACAAAGCCAAGAACGCTACATCTACGAAGATGGGCAAGGCCGTGCTTGACCTCCAAAACAAGCTGCCACGGGCCAGAGTGGTGTATGCCAGTGCCACAG GTGCCTCTGAGCCAAAGAACATGATCTACATGAGCCGCCTGGGAATCTGGGGTGAGGGCACGCCCTTCAGAACCTTTGAAGACTTCCTGCATGCCATCGAGAAGAG gGGTGTCGGTGCCATGGAGATCGTTGCCATGGATATGAAAGTGAGTGGGATGTACATTGCAAGGCAGCTGAGCTTCTCAGGGGTGTCTTTCCGCATTGAAGAGATCGGACTGGACAGCGACTTCAAACTGGTTTATAACAAAGCTGCCAAGTTG TGGGCAGAGGCGCTGCAGGTATTCATGCGTGCAGCCGATGAACTAGGCCTGGTCAGCAGGAAGTCTCTGTGGGGGCAGTTCTGGTCGTCTCACCAGCGCTTCTTCAAATACCTCTGTATAGCTGCCAAGGTCCGCTGTCTGGTGGAGCTGGCCCAAAAGGAGTTGGAGGCTGGAAAG TGCATCGTTATTGGCTTGCAGTCCACTGGAGAGTCCCGCACGAGGGAAGTGTTGGATGAGAACGACGGACATCTTGACAGATTcgtctctgcagcaga AGGAGTATTCCAGTCTCTTGTGACAAAACATTTTCCTtcagagaaacagagaagagagaaggcACCGGGGAATAAGCGAAAAC GGAAGCCTAAAGGTCGCCAGCCTAAGGTACCCAAGCACACAGTGGACAGCGGTGGTGTGATTAACATCACAGATGACAGCAGCACGGATTCTGAAGGCATGGACACGGACTCCAACTCCTCACCAGACTCCCTGCTAGACAATGACGATGTCATTTTTGTGAATCACACCAGTGTCCAGACAG CACGGATAGAGGAGATGAAGCAAATCCTCCTCAACAAAATAGCTGTGCTGGGAAAAGAACTACCTCTCAATACCTTGGACGAGCTCATTGATAAATTCGGAGGACCTGATAAAGTCTCAGAG ATGACGGGTCGTAAGGGTCGTGTTGTTCGGCGTCCTGATGGAAGTGTGCGTTATGAATCACGGGCTGAGCAGGGTCTAACTATTGACCACATCAATATCAAGGAAAAAGACCGCTTTATGAGTGGAGAGAAG TTTGTGGCCATCATCTCAGAGGCAGCCAGCTCTGGAATTTCCTTGCAAGCAGACAAGCGAATAAAAAACCAAAAGCGCAGGGTCCACATGACCCTGGAGCTGCCTTGGAGTGCAGACAGAGCTATTCAGCAATTTG GTCGCACCCATCGGTCCAACCAGGTTACAGCCCCAGAGTACATCTTCCTTATCTCAGAGTTGGCTGGAGAGAGGCGTTTTGCTTCCATCGTGGCTAAGAGACTTGAGAGCCTG GGTGCATTAACCCATGGAGACAGAAGAGCCACTGAATCCAGAGATCTGAGCAAATACAATTTTGAGAACAAG TATGGTACCAAGGCTCTAGATAAAATCACCAAAGCAATCCTGGGCCACATAGAGAACAAGGTGCCCCCTCCCAAAGGCTACCCTATGGGTGAGGCCAATTTCTTCAGAG ACATGAAACTTGGAATGATGGATGTAGGAATCCTTTGTAAGGATCCCCGCCTTGGGATCAGTACTGAAAAAG ACTGCAGCATCACAAAGTTTTTAAATCGCATTTTGGGCCTGGAGGTCCACAAACAAAACTATCTGTTCCAGTACTTCACTGATAACTTTGACTACCTAATTGAGAAGGACAAGAAGGAGGGCAAATATGACATGGGAATCCTAG ACCTTGCCCCAGGTAATGATGAGATCtacgaggagaagcaggaaacCTTCATGACAGCTGGAAACCCTCAGGACGGACAGGTTGTTCTCTACAAG ATCAGTGTGGACAGAGGTATGACCTGGGAGGAGGCGTACAGCAGGTCACTGAAACTCACCCGTCCCGACGAGGGTTTCTATCTGTCCCATAAG CTACAAGGTAGCCATCCATGTGTGCTGCTGGCTGAGCAAGGCAGAGGCAGGAGCTTCAACATCTACAAACCCAACATCGGCAAACAGACCCACCCTGAGAGtctggagaagctggagcaaCGATACCGTAAG GTGACTCCAGATGAtgccaaagacagctgggagcACAAGTTCAACTTCTCCATCAAGAAATGCCGCCATGCTAGCTG GAATGGAAAGTGTAAGAAAATAGAGGAAGGCCATGAGTGTCTAGAGGGCATGCGCCTCCGACAGTACCACATGTTGTGCGGTGCTCTATTACGTGTGTGGAAGCGCGTATCCGATGTGGTGTCTGACATCACCAGCTCCAGCATCCTGCAGATTGTCCGCCTTAAAACCAAACACCACAACAAACAAGTTG GTATAAAGATCCCTGAAAACTGTGTGGCCCGTGTGCGTGAGGAGCTCATGCTAATGGACGAGGAGGTAAAGAGGAGGCGAAAGGAGAAAGAGCAGCaagctgaggagcagcggcAGGCTGCAGAGCGCATGCGTAAAATGGAGGAAGACAAGCACCTTCTGGCCGCATTGTGGAAGCCTCCTCTCACCCCCAACCAAATCCACAAATTGACCCAAAATCCTCTACAAAGGAAACAAGCTGCTCTTGCTCAGCAGCTATCGAGAATGCAGGCCCAATCCCAGCCCCCTCTACAGCTGCCGCCCCAGAACATGCCCCCATTGCCCCAGCAAAGGACCCACACCTGGCCCAACAGTTCCACCAACAGCAGCCAGGGTCGTCTGCCCAGTCTGCCTAGTCTCAGCAACAATTACGCTTCGTTTTTCCCCCAACATTATCATCCTTCCTTTACGCTTCACCAGAACCCGTCTCTCCACCAGACCACACCGTCTCCAAACTTGCCTTCCAAAAATCCCTTGGAAGAGATCTTGGACCTGACTACGAGCTCTCCATCCCCTTCCCCAGACAACGCTGAGGGCAGGCCGAGTCTGGACAGTCTGACAGGAAACGCAACGGCATTTGGAGACGACTTTAATTTAGAGTCATTGATTTCCCCGAACACACAGAATGCCCAGCACACTGCACAAGTACAACAGCCTCTGTtgctacaacagcagcagctgctgcatcttcagccCACGCAGCAGCTCAACCACACCCTTTTAGCCACTAACACTGCAGACCTTTCAGAGTTTTTCGACTTGGCCCTGTCTCCCCAGATGTCCACGCAGAAATCCAGCCCCTCATCCTctagctcctcctgctcttcctccactttgtcAGTGTCAAACAACCTGGTTCCACAAGTCTCCACCAACCTCTTGTCTTCTTCCGCCGTCACCCCAACGTCAAGTTCCTCGTCTCTGTTCTCCAGCCCGTCTTCATCCCTGTTTCCCAACTCTCAATTCTCGTCCAACTATCTCACCCCTCCGTCGGACACTCTGCCCCTACACAACGGCCACTGCAGTTCTGGCATTCTCGACGTTCGCGAGGCTCTGAACAGCATGTTACAGGCCGGGTCAGACCGCAAGTCTGTCATTCAGTATCGCCAACAAGACTAG
- the si:ch73-63e15.2 gene encoding protein strawberry notch homolog 2 isoform X1, producing MPTLPSALVMDGENYLHPEGPQLDSTLFSDHSSNMESSIYASGSWGNFSQQPGYSIHFPMQSGDQQYPLNDSTTTNTPDVHMDMYSGFPDMDFSSLNLPRNGDFPQDLSCIDDLSTNSLFSSPADSLSEYADSQSFISTDTFEPVPTLWDINTITTTAPAQNQLEQNGTNRFHGLASLDDITAIISTPPLAGFQPQITQAPPEEEEDAEEEETEELGHVDTYAEYRPSKSKIGISHPDIVVETNTLSSVPPPDVTYTLSIPESTIKSGLLSALQLEAIIYACQQHEVILQNNQRAGFLIGDGAGVGKGRTVAGIILENYLKGRKKALWFSISNDLKFDAERDLKDIDAANIPVHALNKIKYGDTATSEGVLFATYSALIGESQAGGQHRTRIKQILDWCKPDFDGVIIFDECHKAKNATSTKMGKAVLDLQNKLPRARVVYASATGASEPKNMIYMSRLGIWGEGTPFRTFEDFLHAIEKRGVGAMEIVAMDMKVSGMYIARQLSFSGVSFRIEEIGLDSDFKLVYNKAAKLWAEALQVFMRAADELGLVSRKSLWGQFWSSHQRFFKYLCIAAKVRCLVELAQKELEAGKCIVIGLQSTGESRTREVLDENDGHLDRFVSAAEGVFQSLVTKHFPSEKQRREKAPGNKRKRKPKGRQPKVPKHTVDSGGVINITDDSSTDSEGMDTDSNSSPDSLLDNDDVIFVNHTSVQTARIEEMKQILLNKIAVLGKELPLNTLDELIDKFGGPDKVSEMTGRKGRVVRRPDGSVRYESRAEQGLTIDHINIKEKDRFMSGEKFVAIISEAASSGISLQADKRIKNQKRRVHMTLELPWSADRAIQQFGRTHRSNQVTAPEYIFLISELAGERRFASIVAKRLESLGALTHGDRRATESRDLSKYNFENKYGTKALDKITKAILGHIENKVPPPKGYPMGEANFFRDMKLGMMDVGILCKDPRLGISTEKDCSITKFLNRILGLEVHKQNYLFQYFTDNFDYLIEKDKKEGKYDMGILDLAPGNDEIYEEKQETFMTAGNPQDGQVVLYKISVDRGMTWEEAYSRSLKLTRPDEGFYLSHKLQGSHPCVLLAEQGRGRSFNIYKPNIGKQTHPESLEKLEQRYRKVTPDDAKDSWEHKFNFSIKKCRHASWNGKCKKIEEGHECLEGMRLRQYHMLCGALLRVWKRVSDVVSDITSSSILQIVRLKTKHHNKQVGIKIPENCVARVREELMLMDEEVKRRRKEKEQQAEEQRQAAERMRKMEEDKHLLAALWKPPLTPNQIHKLTQNPLQRKQAALAQQLSRMQAQSQPPLQLPPQNMPPLPQQRTHTWPNSSTNSSQGRLPSLPSLSNNYASFFPQHYHPSFTLHQNPSLHQTTPSPNLPSKNPLEEILDLTTSSPSPSPDNAEGRPSLDSLTGNATAFGDDFNLESLISPNTQNAQHTAQVQQPLLLQQQQLLHLQPTQQLNHTLLATNTADLSEFFDLALSPQMSTQKSSPSSSSSSCSSSTLSVSNNLVPQVSTNLLSSSAVTPTSSSSSLFSSPSSSLFPNSQFSSNYLTPPSDTLPLHNGHCSSGILDVREALNSMLQAGSDRKSVIQYRQQD from the exons GACCTGTCCTGCATTGATGACCTCTCAACAAACTCTCTGTTCTCATCTCCGGCTGACTCACTGTCGGAATATGCTGATAGCCAGTCCTTCATCAGCACAGACACCTTTGAGCCAGTGCCCACCCTCTGGGACATCAACACTATTACCACCACTGCACCAGCACAGAACCAGCTAGAG CAGAATGGCACCAACAGGTTTCATGGCTTGGCCAGTTTGGATGATATAACTGCTATTATCAGCACACCACCTTTAGCAGGATTCCAG CCTCAGATAACTCAGGCCccaccagaggaggaagaagatgctgaagaagaggagacagaggaactGGGACATGTAGACACTTACGCTGAGTACAGACCTTCTAAAT CTAAGATAGGAATTTCACATCCTGACATAGTGGTAGAGaccaacacactatccagtgtCCCTCCTCCTGACGTCACTTACACACTGTCTATTCCCGAGTCAACTATCAAAAGTGGCTTGCTGTCTGCTTTGCAGCTAGAGGCCATAATCTATGCCTGTCAG CAACATGAGGTGATTCTTCAGAACAACCAAAGGGCAGGTTTCCTCATCGGGGATGGGGCAGGAGTTGGAAAGGGACGCACTGTGGCAGGAATCATCCTGGAGAACTACCTGAAGGGAAGGAAGAAAGCACTATG GTTCAGCATATCCAATGACCTGAAATTTGATGCAGAGAGAGATCTCAAAGACATAGATGCAGCAAATATTCCTGTGCATGCCTTAAACAAG ATTAAATACGGAGACACAGCTACCTCAGAAGGAGTCCTGTTTGCAACTTACTCTGCGCTGATTGGAGAGAGCCAGGCAGGAGGGCAGCACCGGACAAGGATTAAACAAATCTTAGATTGGTGCAAGCCAGACTTTGATGGAGTT ATAATTTTTGATGAATGCCACAAAGCCAAGAACGCTACATCTACGAAGATGGGCAAGGCCGTGCTTGACCTCCAAAACAAGCTGCCACGGGCCAGAGTGGTGTATGCCAGTGCCACAG GTGCCTCTGAGCCAAAGAACATGATCTACATGAGCCGCCTGGGAATCTGGGGTGAGGGCACGCCCTTCAGAACCTTTGAAGACTTCCTGCATGCCATCGAGAAGAG gGGTGTCGGTGCCATGGAGATCGTTGCCATGGATATGAAAGTGAGTGGGATGTACATTGCAAGGCAGCTGAGCTTCTCAGGGGTGTCTTTCCGCATTGAAGAGATCGGACTGGACAGCGACTTCAAACTGGTTTATAACAAAGCTGCCAAGTTG TGGGCAGAGGCGCTGCAGGTATTCATGCGTGCAGCCGATGAACTAGGCCTGGTCAGCAGGAAGTCTCTGTGGGGGCAGTTCTGGTCGTCTCACCAGCGCTTCTTCAAATACCTCTGTATAGCTGCCAAGGTCCGCTGTCTGGTGGAGCTGGCCCAAAAGGAGTTGGAGGCTGGAAAG TGCATCGTTATTGGCTTGCAGTCCACTGGAGAGTCCCGCACGAGGGAAGTGTTGGATGAGAACGACGGACATCTTGACAGATTcgtctctgcagcaga AGGAGTATTCCAGTCTCTTGTGACAAAACATTTTCCTtcagagaaacagagaagagagaaggcACCGGGGAATAAGCGAAAAC GGAAGCCTAAAGGTCGCCAGCCTAAGGTACCCAAGCACACAGTGGACAGCGGTGGTGTGATTAACATCACAGATGACAGCAGCACGGATTCTGAAGGCATGGACACGGACTCCAACTCCTCACCAGACTCCCTGCTAGACAATGACGATGTCATTTTTGTGAATCACACCAGTGTCCAGACAG CACGGATAGAGGAGATGAAGCAAATCCTCCTCAACAAAATAGCTGTGCTGGGAAAAGAACTACCTCTCAATACCTTGGACGAGCTCATTGATAAATTCGGAGGACCTGATAAAGTCTCAGAG ATGACGGGTCGTAAGGGTCGTGTTGTTCGGCGTCCTGATGGAAGTGTGCGTTATGAATCACGGGCTGAGCAGGGTCTAACTATTGACCACATCAATATCAAGGAAAAAGACCGCTTTATGAGTGGAGAGAAG TTTGTGGCCATCATCTCAGAGGCAGCCAGCTCTGGAATTTCCTTGCAAGCAGACAAGCGAATAAAAAACCAAAAGCGCAGGGTCCACATGACCCTGGAGCTGCCTTGGAGTGCAGACAGAGCTATTCAGCAATTTG GTCGCACCCATCGGTCCAACCAGGTTACAGCCCCAGAGTACATCTTCCTTATCTCAGAGTTGGCTGGAGAGAGGCGTTTTGCTTCCATCGTGGCTAAGAGACTTGAGAGCCTG GGTGCATTAACCCATGGAGACAGAAGAGCCACTGAATCCAGAGATCTGAGCAAATACAATTTTGAGAACAAG TATGGTACCAAGGCTCTAGATAAAATCACCAAAGCAATCCTGGGCCACATAGAGAACAAGGTGCCCCCTCCCAAAGGCTACCCTATGGGTGAGGCCAATTTCTTCAGAG ACATGAAACTTGGAATGATGGATGTAGGAATCCTTTGTAAGGATCCCCGCCTTGGGATCAGTACTGAAAAAG ACTGCAGCATCACAAAGTTTTTAAATCGCATTTTGGGCCTGGAGGTCCACAAACAAAACTATCTGTTCCAGTACTTCACTGATAACTTTGACTACCTAATTGAGAAGGACAAGAAGGAGGGCAAATATGACATGGGAATCCTAG ACCTTGCCCCAGGTAATGATGAGATCtacgaggagaagcaggaaacCTTCATGACAGCTGGAAACCCTCAGGACGGACAGGTTGTTCTCTACAAG ATCAGTGTGGACAGAGGTATGACCTGGGAGGAGGCGTACAGCAGGTCACTGAAACTCACCCGTCCCGACGAGGGTTTCTATCTGTCCCATAAG CTACAAGGTAGCCATCCATGTGTGCTGCTGGCTGAGCAAGGCAGAGGCAGGAGCTTCAACATCTACAAACCCAACATCGGCAAACAGACCCACCCTGAGAGtctggagaagctggagcaaCGATACCGTAAG GTGACTCCAGATGAtgccaaagacagctgggagcACAAGTTCAACTTCTCCATCAAGAAATGCCGCCATGCTAGCTG GAATGGAAAGTGTAAGAAAATAGAGGAAGGCCATGAGTGTCTAGAGGGCATGCGCCTCCGACAGTACCACATGTTGTGCGGTGCTCTATTACGTGTGTGGAAGCGCGTATCCGATGTGGTGTCTGACATCACCAGCTCCAGCATCCTGCAGATTGTCCGCCTTAAAACCAAACACCACAACAAACAAGTTG GTATAAAGATCCCTGAAAACTGTGTGGCCCGTGTGCGTGAGGAGCTCATGCTAATGGACGAGGAGGTAAAGAGGAGGCGAAAGGAGAAAGAGCAGCaagctgaggagcagcggcAGGCTGCAGAGCGCATGCGTAAAATGGAGGAAGACAAGCACCTTCTGGCCGCATTGTGGAAGCCTCCTCTCACCCCCAACCAAATCCACAAATTGACCCAAAATCCTCTACAAAGGAAACAAGCTGCTCTTGCTCAGCAGCTATCGAGAATGCAGGCCCAATCCCAGCCCCCTCTACAGCTGCCGCCCCAGAACATGCCCCCATTGCCCCAGCAAAGGACCCACACCTGGCCCAACAGTTCCACCAACAGCAGCCAGGGTCGTCTGCCCAGTCTGCCTAGTCTCAGCAACAATTACGCTTCGTTTTTCCCCCAACATTATCATCCTTCCTTTACGCTTCACCAGAACCCGTCTCTCCACCAGACCACACCGTCTCCAAACTTGCCTTCCAAAAATCCCTTGGAAGAGATCTTGGACCTGACTACGAGCTCTCCATCCCCTTCCCCAGACAACGCTGAGGGCAGGCCGAGTCTGGACAGTCTGACAGGAAACGCAACGGCATTTGGAGACGACTTTAATTTAGAGTCATTGATTTCCCCGAACACACAGAATGCCCAGCACACTGCACAAGTACAACAGCCTCTGTtgctacaacagcagcagctgctgcatcttcagccCACGCAGCAGCTCAACCACACCCTTTTAGCCACTAACACTGCAGACCTTTCAGAGTTTTTCGACTTGGCCCTGTCTCCCCAGATGTCCACGCAGAAATCCAGCCCCTCATCCTctagctcctcctgctcttcctccactttgtcAGTGTCAAACAACCTGGTTCCACAAGTCTCCACCAACCTCTTGTCTTCTTCCGCCGTCACCCCAACGTCAAGTTCCTCGTCTCTGTTCTCCAGCCCGTCTTCATCCCTGTTTCCCAACTCTCAATTCTCGTCCAACTATCTCACCCCTCCGTCGGACACTCTGCCCCTACACAACGGCCACTGCAGTTCTGGCATTCTCGACGTTCGCGAGGCTCTGAACAGCATGTTACAGGCCGGGTCAGACCGCAAGTCTGTCATTCAGTATCGCCAACAAGACTAG